The genomic interval CACCCCACGCGTTCCCGATCGCgtacgccggcgccgcggccatccccgccgctcgctcgcaCGCACgggccgcgcccgcgcgccgtaaggaaaaaaaaaaagcgtcGTGGACCCGGCGCGTCGGGCCAAGGAGGGTTTTCCGGTTGTTCACGGGACcgacgagctagctagctgcgcCTGCGCCGAATCCACACTGTTTGACCGACCCCATCGCTTCTCTTGTCCCGTCTCCGCCGCGAGACCGCGCCCGTGGTGTGGGGAGGGGGATTGGAGTGGACCGACCGAGCCTTCGGTACACCAACAGCACCACAAAGAGATGGACCGTACGCGACACGCTGGTCTAATCCCACCTGGGATTGCAGCCTTCGGCTCAAAAGCTCCACTGTTTCCGCGCCAACAAAGCAGAGCTACACCGCTGACATGTCTAGCCCTCGCGGAAACAGGAGAGGAGTGAGAGGTTGGCCGGtatattagtaaaaaaaataatttataaataaaaattttttatagttattttcaGTGATCCAAAATTAAGGctgcaaaataaactttaaaaacaaagtcaaaaaatcatctctaaatttaggtttttaaatttaaattttagtttataagctaGGAGATGGGATGTGAGAGATCTCGACAGTACAACTATCACATCCtccatcttaaaaataaaggatcaatattaaaaattgagctatatcattcatattagaAGAGCGAAACTCTATATATGGATGTTCACACTCTATCTTCAAAAAAGATATGGagtatgtcatatataaatgatctaTTAGAGTACAGAAGATATAAAGTATGAAACTGTTttgatgatcatctaaataaagtatgaaACTGTTttgatgatcatctaaataaaaatatagccaAGCTCTTGGGAATGCTCTGATATGGCAGCTCAGTTATGGACCGGGTGTACGCAAAGGTACATGGCGCTCATGAACTGGCGTCCACGTCGTCCCTGCTGCTAAACCCTCTGGGGTCTAGAACGGCTGCCATCATTATTAACTCGGCATTATGCTGCCTCCGAGATGATTTTCACTTGACCACGCCTCTTTTAATCCGGATTAATCACTTCCTTCCTTCGCTTTAATTACTTTTCGTATGTTTAATGACCCCGAACCCCAGGTGAcgaccgcgccgcgccgccggcacaGGTGGACCCGGTGCACGGTGGGGTGGCCTGCGCGCGGATCTCGAGGCAGGGCTGGACGGAGGGAGATCGCTCCACGTACGCTGACCCTGGTGCGTCGCGTCCAACCCGCGGGACTAGCGGGACGGGACTGGAGCGCCTCCATCGGTTACGGTGCAGCAGCCAAGACACGATcaaagcagagagagagagagagagaggaagacgacgacctTTGTatccttctctctcttcttctcttcctcctctttaGCCTTCGTCTCCTCTCGCTCTCGCCTCTCGCCTTCGCCTTCTCTCAATCGGGCGCGCACCTTTCTGTGTCTGTGTGTGTGGTCGTCTCTTTCCTCGCGTGCTCTGCCGCTGCGCAAGAATCAAAAGGCGCCACTAGAGGGTGTGGCTTGAGTTCGAGACCAATCCGACCATTCGCTGTGATctaaaaagagagggagagggagagaggcaaAGCGAAGTGGGAGGGCTTGGCGGCAATCCTTGCGAATCATCCCAAGATTCTGTCTTTTCTTTGCTGCGATTGTTTCTTTGTAGGGGAGGGAGTGGTTCCCCCGCCGAGAATTTGTTGacagggaggggagaggggttGTTGGGTGGGTGGGCTGGgcatggaggaggcggaggagatgCAGGTGGAGAGGATGcacgaggaggcggagggaggcggcgcggataCGGATAAGCTCAGCTACGAGATTTTCTCCATCCTCGAGAGCAAGTTCCTGTTCGGGTACACGGACCCGCACCAGCTGTGGCTGCCGAAGGCGCCGGCgcaggcgtcggcggcgacggccgtgCCGGGGAAGGCGGCGCAGCGGGGGAAGGTTTGCGTGCTGTGtgtcgatggcggcggcggcgggctacGGGCGCTGCTTGCTGGCCGGGCGCTGGCGCACCTGGAGGCCGCTCTGCGGCGCGCGTCGGGTGACCCGGACGCCCGTGTCGCGGACTACTTCGACCTTGTGGcgggcaccggcgccggcggcgtcttCGCCGCGATGCTGTTCTCGACGCACTCTCGCGGCGCGCCTCTGTTCCACGCCGATGACACCTGGCGCCTGGTGGCTGACCACGCTCCCCAGCTCTTCCGTAGGACCGTGGGCTCGACGTCGCTGTTCTGCCGCCCCAAGAAGCGGCCCCttgcggcgccgacggcggcgctcgACGCGGCCATGAGGACGGCGTTCGGCGAGGAGCTCACCCTTCGGGACACCATCAAGCCCGTGCTCATCTCCTGTTACGACCTCAAGTCGTCCGCCCCGCTGGTGTTCTCGCGCGCAGACGCCCTGGAGAGCGAGAGCTACGACTTCCGCCTCTGCGAGGTCGGCCGCGCGGCGTGGTCGGAGGCTGGCCGCTTCGAGCCAGCCGAGGTCGCGTCGGTCGACGGCGCCACGTCCTGCGCTGCCGTCGACGGCGGGCCGATCATGGGtagcccggccgccgccgccatcacgCACGTGCTGCACAACAAGCATGAGTTCCCGTTCGTGCGCGGCGTCGAGGACCTTCTCGTGCTCTCCATTGGAGGCTGCTCCGCCGGTGGAACGGGAGCCGCGGCCGACGCCGACCTCAGACGGTTGCGCCGCTGGGGCCCCAAGGATTGGGCGCGCCCCATCGCTCGCAttgccgccgacggcgccgccgacctcgTCGACCACGCGGTGGCGCGCGCCTTCGGGCAGTGCCGCTCGTCCAACTACCTGCGCATTCAGGTGAGCAAATTCTCGCGCTGCATTGCACGTTTCTTTCCGGCCTCAACGAACAATTCCTCGGATTAATCCTGGTAAAAAAATTCGCCGCGTGATCAGGCGAAGCGGGAAAGCATGCCGCCGTGCGGGCCGGACGGCGAGTACGACCCAACCCCGGCGAACGTGCACGCgctgctcgcggcggcggacgagaTGCTAAAGCACCGGAACGTGGAGTCGGTGCTGTTCGAGGGGAGGCGTGTCGGCGAGCAGACGAACGCGGAGAGGCTGGACGGcttcgccgccgagctcgtcgCTGAGCACCGCAGCAGGGGCTCCCGTATTGGCCCCACCGTGGCGTTCAAGCAGGCGCcgcggaaggcggcggcgccggcgccggcgctgggtTCCTGAGCCGGTGGCCGCGTGCACTTCGGAGTAAGGACATGTAGGgccctctcttttcttcttgctTTTGCTGGAATCCTGCTGCATTTTTTACGTGGCAGAGTGGCATTGCTCCAGGAAGCATTTGCCAATGGGAAATTcgagttggaaaaaaaatagtatgaaAGAACATCTGTGATATATATGTCAGCCTCATTTCAACTTATTAGCATAGAAATGTACCATCTTTCTTCGGAATcatggtttctttgttttgtcttCTCATAATTTGATGATGATGTTTAGTGTTAATACTTCCTTGGTGGTATGTGGGTACAACGGCGATATCTGAAGCTGATCTTCTGGGTTTGCATTGCATTCTATACATAACATGatactaaagaaaaaaattatggtaccCTCCACTTTATCAAATACAGAACCAATGTATTTATTCTCTGTTTTCACACACTTCAATGTTACCATCACTTAAAGTTCACTGATTTAGAATAATCAATACGAGCTAAAGTTgatcttattttggaacagagccAGTACATAGAATCTACCGAGTAGTTGGTGATGTGGTGTACCGAATATGTGAAGTCATTTTCTCTCTTGCTTCTGCTACTTGCATACAGCACTGCACTGATCATCTGATGGTTCTTATTCCATTTGAGCATGCATCAATTGCTACAAACATATTGAAGAAACTAACTTGCACCTGCATTTCATCAATTCTCTCTCGTCTTGTTcattaaaagaaaatctaaaccTGGTCAAATTTTCAGACGTTGAGCATTTCTGCCATGTTGCTGCCAcggcatatatttttttctcacagaAAAAACCTACCCTCTCTGTCAAAAAAacaattctccggtttccgtgtccaacgtttgactatccgtcttatttgaaaaaattcagaaaattagaaaaaaaaatagtcacacgtagaatactattcatgatttatcatctaataaaaataaaaatatcaatcgcaaaaaaatttaaataagacgagagtcaaaaattatagataaaaaattagtttattttgggacgaatgGAGATTGCAAAACTATACCCAATAGACATATCTCAGATCTTTGTCCGCGATAGGAAAAAGGAAACCCTGTACATGCATGTCCCATCACCATCCTGATGCTGATCAGAACGTACTCCTTGTTTTAAAGCGTCTAAAGATTCCTCCAAGCACACTAAATCAAGGAACCTTTGTTTTAACGGCAAACACCTCCCTCCTTCAGAAACCGTCGGCAGCCACACAGAAACAATTAAGCAAACCTTTCATGGCAATAATGCATAGATTATGTCGAATTGTTCGCTTTTGCTACTACCACTCGAGCTCGATGGCATAGTCGTGTGACTGTTTGTGCATTGAAGCTCCATTGGCTGACACGCGCGTGGTCGCTGTCACTGAGCCTCTCGCACAGCAGCACTTGCTGATTGCAACACCCATGGATCTTGATTAGGGAGGCCACATCCAACTTTGCTGTTCTTGGATGTTCTAATCATCTTTTCTTATCGAAGCaggtttggttttggttttggtgttgggtttggtttggtttggtttgtagACGAAGGCGTCGTGTCTCGAGACCGTGATGGGAATCGGGCGGTCGCTGCACCATGATTGCTGGTTGTTGGGTTTGGGAGTTTCCCAGCATTTCGCTGTCCGAAGAGGATCACATCAACACCAAGATGCCGGAATATGGCGTCGTCCGTAACTTCGTCAACCGACAGAGATCATTAGTGCCACTCGGTTGTCATCCTTCTAATCCCTCAACCCCTCTGCAACTTTGTTTCCAGACCTCTTATTTCCCAGTAGTGACTCTgaattcatgtaaaaaaaatatactacataGAGAAGAAATCTTCTTCAGATCATAGTTAGAATTCGCATTCGAAGTACTGCCTGTATTGCAGGGATTGGGCCGTCAAAAAAATTGCATCTTGGAAACGTGGTGCCGGTGCGGATTTGAGGCTGGGCACCAAAGAGCTTCTCTGTGGAGAAGGAACAGTGGAGGTTTTAGTGCACCGAGCAGTGGCAGTAATGGAGTTTTGCACGGTGTTTGGTGGCACCGCCTTTGTTGGGTTTGGGTCGTATTCTGGTGGAGTCATcaggaggcggcagcgggagGAGCACGGCATGCAAATGCACGGCGCCACGGCTCGCGGCTCGGCGGGAGCGTGTGGCTGTCACTGTCGTTGAACACCATCTCCGATCAGGGTTCACCCTACGGCCAAGGGCGGAATGCTGCGGACGAGTCGTACAAACcgaacataaaatttataacataCCCGTGAgctgtaaaattataaatcatacttaaaagttaaataaatcTACGTTTAaccgttcgttttatttaaaattatatctatgtgtgcaaattataaagcatatataaagttcttataataataaatcatattataacaaaataattaataattatataattttaaaataagaacgtgaatctaaaagtcaatcgtgtcatataaaacaaatataaaggGAGTATCTACTTGCAtaagaagataaaagaaacaattaaTGCAACTTACTCCAATACTACACTGTACAGGCATAAGAAGgtagagaaaataaatagttaatatAACTTAATAATAAACTGTACAGGCATAAGAAAGACGAATGACTCACTAATATCAATCGTTACCATTACTCTACATTAGCATTAAACGCGGTCACAGCGATAACTAGCACAATAAGGCGTTGGAAGAACTTTGGTCGCGATCACATTTCAATTGTTGCTCGCTGCCCGCTTTGACGTCGGCGTCGAGGCATTGCATCTAGGTGTCTAGCAGCACAGCAAGTACTTTGCACCggcggtctctaaacttgtatgcatgtgtcatctagatccctaaactctcaaaatgcatttttggatCTCCGAACTTATCCggaggtgtcatataggtccaaacgggctccaaCTAGCTACATCCGCTGACGTAGCATGTCACGGTagcgcctacgtgttggtaATGCCATGtcggtcccacatgtcagtttctctctctccttgtaggcgccaccgtggcatgccatgtCAACGGATAGAGCCGGTTGGaacccgtttggacctatatgacaacCCCggacaagtttagagacccaaaaatatattttgagagtttagggatctagatgacacatgtatacaagtttagggaccgctggtgcaaTTCACTCAATTTGATATAACATGACCCATGATATCTCCATCTTTTTGCTGttgaagccaaaatttaaatgtgaagttaattttatgatatttttattaaaatttatttactgtctttacttttagattgttaaaaacatatatataaattttttatttataaattattttttatttgtaaatatgttttttttaaaagccaAACAGGAAGGGTCAATCCAGACGAAATGTCCGGCAGCAGCACAAAGTACTACCAGTACCAACCTCTTCAAGATCCTTCACTGTATAGCACTTCTGTGACTTTCTTGGAAATCTTTTTAGCTGGAtgtaaataaatgctaaaccTTTCCGGTTTGGCTAAGTTTGTCACAAATGAGGGTTTAGTTGTCAAAATGTGGTACAGTTTATTGCGGTTGATTCTGACAGCATTTTGAGCCCTAGTCTCTTGGCTTTTCATCTGAAAAgaccaaaataatatatttgcaaacgaaaaatttCTTAACCATCTAAAAAATGCTGAGAAATAaaccattataaaatagaacttaaaataaaatataaatttaatgttaacaatttaaaatgtaactataagtatataagtataaacaaaagaaaaaatatttagtgatGTGAATagttatttttcctatgtaaTAGGTACATGCACCTAGATATGATTCAACCTGATTCTGCTCCATATCCAAATGCCACAGAGTAGCAGTTTAGCACGTAGTGCCTCGTGGGCTCCCATTCCGCAATTTTCAATGTCTACATTCCACGGAGTTGATTACTACTGCGCGCTCTCTCCTccgttacaaaatataaacgttctaattaaatactaaaataaaataattctatTTAGTCATTTAAGTGGTCATttccttcaaatttaaatagacATGATTTTCTTTGGAGGTATTTAATTGTTTTAGATAACATTAAAACAATTCGAATTATATAAATCAGAGCACAAATACTTGTAATGCAtctgtctcaaaataactttatatttatccATTCTTGTTTGTCCCAacattagtttatttttaagcagTTGTTGTATTAGAATATTGATAAgtacaaaacaaatacattGAAACTAGATAAAGTGGAGGACAATTGAATTGAAAttcaataaaatgaatgattcttttttatttttattgatatatatggTTGAACGAAATATGAAGCCccatatcttttcgcttatgcttatacttataagcaaaaaattcaaattttagaacctaaatttgaaattaattttgggttttttgttgtagtttatttttgagtcCTTGTTTTTTGATTggtaagaacatgtatatgaaagttttactcataactatttttaatattttcgcTTAAGCTTAATTTTAGTGAAACAATGATGCTTGAAGTATAGGAtggaggttttttcatcgtttcgtattataagatattatgattatacataaattcatccattgatcaatgaatatatttatatatgtgtctaaatttattaacatccatataaatccGACGAatgccaaaacatcttataacagGAATTGAGGTAATAGTAATACTAGTTGACTAGTATTCTTTTCCTCGCAATTCAAGGCCTACTCTGTATGGagtaaagaaaacaaaggaatTGAATTTTCTGGAGATTACTTTCTACAAAAGACATTCAATTCATTTATAGgaataaaacataggaaacCAAATGATCTTTTCTACAAGTTGTATAGAGAAAATGtaggaaaattttcatccactCAAACCTTTTAAGAAAATgtctatatattaatatgggCATTCATTGTTATTACTGTTCTTATGGACATGAACTCAAATCTGGTAAATTGAAATTCACCTTTGCTTGGGAGGTCAAGAGCACGTTTCAGAACCGACAGGTTGGTCGTTAGTACTGGCACGGATAGGTTATCTACTTCCCCTTGATCGGCGCTCTGCTTTTCCCAAATTTTTGTGCTCTCTTTGCATCGAAAGAGGAGAAATGCTGTCCCAGCAAACAATGGCAACGTGCAAGGCATATAATGAAGGattctattattatttctGTAGGCTGTTTGTAGGTTAGGAAAAGGTCCATTCCCCATGGCAATCGGCAAAGTTGTCTTGCTTGATGCATAATGTCGTCTTATCTGGTTAATCTTAGACAATCACGTGGTTTCTTCGGTAATGCTCAAATTTGAACAGACACATAATAAGAATTTGGATCCTAATCTCCTTAAATCCAATATAACTACCATGGCGGTCTGATTATACTGTGCCGCTAGTATCGTTATATAGCGTATGTTATCTTGacaataattaattgttaatttaaaattaattttttttgaatttatttttacatggaaccaTATTATCTGTattctaaattaaattatgctTGTACATAAACTCTTTGTATAATAATGAATTTCTAGTTCAAATTTCctattattttacatatataatactacatctgtttcatattgtaaaactttctaacctcgcctaaattcatcaattaatatatatatatataatttatatatatgtctagattcattagcatccatatgaatctaagtaagactagaaagtcttccGTTGTGAAATGGAGTGAGTAGATTATAACACTATCTCGAGTGTAGTTGCTTGGATGGTAACAGTGTGTTATCCATATTAGATCATGCGGTTAATATGTAGTGTTGGGTTTTGTTCGGGTTACAAGAACATTTTCGTCTTGGAGGAAAAATAAGGATATCTAAtcctaattaataattttataaatatcattTGGTTGGTATGAGTAAAGTATAGAGAGAACAaatgaatttcttttataagCTATACAGAGAAAATAAAGGGAATTTTACACTACTCAAACCTTttagaaaaacttttatattaattCTACCTTTTCTATTCCTATAAAGTATTCCAGCAAACGGAATAATAGGTAAATAGCGCTGTGGCTTCATTCCACGGTGCTCACCGTTTGCATTTAGGGATCAATGGCAGCAATCCCCACTCCTTGCTGGAGCCATTGAGCCAAGGAAGCCTCTAAACATTCTTCTGCCATTTGTTCGCTCCAAATAAGGGAAATTAAGCTGGTCACAATTGATCGGCAAGAACAGAAGAGAGAAAGCTGAGAGTTGGGAGGAGGCAGAAGAAAAGGGCGTGGCAGTTGAGGACTTGAAAGAGCCAGAGAAAGTGAGGTCCGTGTGGTGGGAGCCGCTTCCACTTTGTCGTGCGACGCTTGCTTTGCTCGTCGAGCCGTGTCCGAGTGGATGGATCCCGAAATGCTCGAGTTTGGAATGCCGCCACTCGCGGATGTTTTGGCTACTGGCTCGATTGTGTGGTCAACTAGTGGGGCAATGCATGGGCGCATTTCTGATTTCCCACTAGAGTGGAAGTTCATG from Oryza brachyantha chromosome 3, ObraRS2, whole genome shotgun sequence carries:
- the LOC102700131 gene encoding patatin-like protein 6; protein product: MEEAEEMQVERMHEEAEGGGADTDKLSYEIFSILESKFLFGYTDPHQLWLPKAPAQASAATAVPGKAAQRGKVCVLCVDGGGGGLRALLAGRALAHLEAALRRASGDPDARVADYFDLVAGTGAGGVFAAMLFSTHSRGAPLFHADDTWRLVADHAPQLFRRTVGSTSLFCRPKKRPLAAPTAALDAAMRTAFGEELTLRDTIKPVLISCYDLKSSAPLVFSRADALESESYDFRLCEVGRAAWSEAGRFEPAEVASVDGATSCAAVDGGPIMGSPAAAAITHVLHNKHEFPFVRGVEDLLVLSIGGCSAGGTGAAADADLRRLRRWGPKDWARPIARIAADGAADLVDHAVARAFGQCRSSNYLRIQAKRESMPPCGPDGEYDPTPANVHALLAAADEMLKHRNVESVLFEGRRVGEQTNAERLDGFAAELVAEHRSRGSRIGPTVAFKQAPRKAAAPAPALGS